The Lysobacter capsici genome has a segment encoding these proteins:
- a CDS encoding RNA polymerase sigma factor, with protein sequence MDENAAKRTRTDQERTDRARADQLLVVRCQLGERAAFDDLIRRWSGSLHRYALKLSNDPELADDLTQDVWLRALQGLGTLREAAQFRAWLFGIAHRTFMDRLRSRYAMPVDTGVDMDELAAADSGDDEDLERALANGMASLPIVEREMLTLFYLEELSLADIAAALGIPVGTVKSRLFRARALLRKHIVPEESRP encoded by the coding sequence TTGGACGAGAACGCCGCCAAGCGCACACGCACCGATCAAGAGCGCACGGACCGAGCGCGCGCCGACCAGTTGCTGGTCGTGCGCTGCCAGTTGGGCGAACGCGCGGCCTTCGACGATCTGATCCGGCGCTGGTCGGGCTCGCTGCATCGGTATGCGCTGAAGCTGAGCAACGATCCGGAGCTGGCCGACGACCTCACCCAGGACGTCTGGCTGCGCGCGTTGCAAGGACTGGGAACGCTGCGCGAGGCCGCGCAGTTCCGCGCCTGGCTGTTCGGGATCGCGCACCGCACGTTCATGGACCGGCTGCGGAGCCGCTATGCCATGCCTGTGGACACCGGCGTCGATATGGACGAACTGGCGGCGGCAGACAGCGGCGACGACGAAGATCTCGAACGCGCGCTCGCCAACGGCATGGCCTCGCTGCCGATCGTCGAACGCGAAATGTTGACGTTGTTCTATCTCGAAGAGCTTTCGCTGGCCGATATCGCCGCCGCGCTGGGCATCCCGGTCGGCACGGTCAAATCGCGACTGTTCCGCGCGCGAGCGTTGTTGCGCAAACACATTGTCCCGGAGGAATCGCGCCCATGA
- a CDS encoding metallophosphoesterase: MNAFARLLSGCLLAMLATGGAAFAQERSQEPAEAEAVAATSVQDGPYLSYGASQVQAQWVCDGEVIRKTFKARRWPLRIPPRCGYPDPIEVRAKAAAEPTSSVSGVDRIVALSDIHGQFDLAVRLLQANHVIDQRLRWHYGSGHLVVVGDVFDRGPRVTETFWLLYQLQQQARDAGGDVHVLLGNHETMVLYDDLRYVNPKYLRSAELLGKPYPQLYDADSVLGAWLRTLPTMLKIDDLLFVHGGIEPGHFDLHLDRDAVNARYRQSLGLAKATVKEDPLYAPLYDGKTSPIWYRGYFKQGELGQNDVQTILDRLGVSRIVVGHTSMEHVGAYFDGRVIAVDSSIKEGRSGELLFVEHGRLERGTLDGKRVPL; this comes from the coding sequence ATGAACGCCTTCGCACGTCTGCTGTCGGGATGCCTGCTCGCTATGCTCGCGACGGGCGGCGCGGCCTTCGCGCAGGAGCGCAGCCAGGAACCGGCCGAGGCCGAAGCGGTCGCGGCGACCTCGGTACAGGACGGCCCTTACCTGAGCTACGGCGCCTCGCAGGTGCAGGCGCAGTGGGTGTGCGACGGCGAGGTGATCCGCAAGACGTTCAAGGCGCGGCGATGGCCGCTGCGGATACCGCCGCGCTGCGGCTATCCCGATCCCATCGAGGTCAGGGCGAAGGCGGCCGCCGAACCCACCTCGTCCGTCAGCGGCGTCGACCGCATCGTCGCCCTGTCCGACATCCACGGCCAGTTCGACCTGGCCGTGCGCTTGCTGCAAGCCAATCACGTCATCGACCAGCGGCTTCGCTGGCACTACGGCAGCGGTCATCTGGTCGTGGTCGGCGATGTCTTCGATCGCGGTCCTCGCGTCACCGAGACGTTCTGGCTGCTGTATCAGCTGCAACAGCAGGCGCGCGACGCCGGCGGCGACGTGCATGTGCTGCTCGGCAATCACGAAACCATGGTGCTGTACGACGACCTGCGTTACGTCAACCCGAAGTACCTGCGCAGCGCCGAGCTGTTGGGCAAGCCGTACCCGCAGCTGTACGACGCCGACAGCGTGCTGGGCGCGTGGCTGCGCACATTGCCGACGATGCTGAAGATCGACGACCTGCTGTTCGTCCATGGCGGCATCGAGCCGGGTCATTTCGATCTGCATCTGGATCGCGACGCGGTCAACGCGCGCTACCGGCAATCGCTCGGCCTGGCCAAGGCCACGGTGAAAGAGGATCCGCTGTACGCGCCGCTGTACGACGGCAAGACCAGCCCGATCTGGTATCGCGGCTACTTCAAGCAAGGCGAGCTCGGCCAGAACGACGTGCAGACGATTCTCGACCGCCTCGGCGTGAGCCGCATCGTCGTCGGCCATACCTCGATGGAGCACGTCGGTGCTTACTTCGACGGCCGCGTCATCGCCGTCGACAGCAGCATCAAGGAAGGCCGCTCCGGCGAACTGCTGTTCGTCGAGCACGGACGCCTGGAGCGCGGCACGCTGGATGGAAAACGCGTGCCGCTTTGA